The sequence below is a genomic window from Dermacentor albipictus isolate Rhodes 1998 colony chromosome 2, USDA_Dalb.pri_finalv2, whole genome shotgun sequence.
gagtgagtgagtgagtgagacctTATCGCACAAGATAGCCCTTTGACATAGGGATGTACAAGTGCGTTTTGTCCACTGCCCTAGAAAAACTATTAATGCTACTGAGATCAAAGGTATCAAACATTGTGGCAATGTTCTCGAGAAGGTAAACGTGTGCGAATGaatcactttccttttaaaaTGTTCCTTGACTAGTGCTCAGAATTGTTGTATGCAATGTACGGAGTGGGCCATTTATGTGCGGGCAAAGATTTGTGTATGTGTTATTTacaagcaaataaaatgtctaaTCCAACTACTCCGAAAAAAAACACCTGTTCTAGAAATTTGGTTATGACAGGGCCAGGTCGCAACAAGTCTGCTGTCCTTAGTTCTTTGTTGCCCCTTTTCTTGCCGAACCCTGTGAAATCTACCCGTGTCTTTGATATAACTTTGGTAACCACGAAGAGAACAgtcatcattagcctattttaaGTTCACAGAAGGACGAAAGCCCTTCGCTAGCGATCGCCAATTACTCATGCTTGCATCACGTGCCCATCGCAGGCCTGGGAATTTTATATCATGATTATGTGGTGGTCATATGGTGGCCTCGATGTCATTTTCGTTGCATTGGCACTCACTATTCGAGTCTAATAGTATACCACCCTTTATCTTCCTAACACGCTGCCCGACATACCCGACTGAACTTTGTTCTACTATACGCTCAAGCATACTATCACTGACAACCCATTCGCTCCATCAAGTCGTATTGCCGTCTTCCTCTCTCTTACCGCAGACCTATCGTTTTTCGTTTCCTTAATAATCTATTTTTCTTTCCTCCGGTATAAATCAGGAGTTTAACAAAAGAACGACAGTGCTATTACTAAAAAAAACTATTTGAGGGTCTGTTACTCGGCTGCCAGGGTGTCTCACGTTGTCGTGGCAACCGTGAGCCTAAAAGCAGTTAACAGGGCTCTGCATGAAGTGTTACCACATGGTGATGTTTCTAGTCTTGCTAGTAGAATAGTTTTGAAAGCTTCCTGACTTTGTTTCACTGTTGTCATTTGAATATCTGAGAGGTACAGTCAAGTATCCGAGTTGCCCCCCTAACCTTTACAAACTATAAGCGGGTAAGTAAATACTTATGCTGCCGTGATGGCTTTTTAACTATGCGGTCGTATTCGCTGTATCGCATACTAAGCGAAATTGCATACTGCACACGACACGACACGTAATTGGGATTTACGCACCGATGACTGCAGAAACAAAAATACgataaacaacaaaacaaattattCCAGTAAACATTTTCATTTCACGAGTTCAAACTGGGAAGTAGACCACAGGTCACTTTCACCCTGTTGAGGGGAACAAAGCGTGCGCAAAACGCTTGTGGCTATTTTTGATATATTTAGAACTTGAGCGTGAACTTACCTAGAATCGCTGGGCCCGACAGTACAACGGGCACGCTGACGAGTCCTCCCATTCCGCAACATAGGCTGAACCACTCCAATCCGACATGATCGGTGACGAGCAATGGCTGCATACAAATGATGTAGCCCAGGCCTAGGCCTGCCACACCAGCGAGGGCAGCAACTTCTTCGAAAGCGGTGACGCGCGTAATGGCGAGAAAACACAGTGCCGTCGCCAGAAGGCACGTGATGGCGATGGGGGAGCGGCTGAAGGAAAGTTTATCCGATGCCAAGGGCACAACCACCCGGCCCAGAGCCTGCCCCAGGGCCGTGAACATAATAACTGTCTTGGCGCGTTCCAGCTCTGTTCCCTTGTCTGCAGCGTAATCTACGATGGTGGTCATGAATGTTCCAAAGCTGTAGTTTGAGACGACTTGCATCCCCACCAAAACAAAGAAAGGGAACAACTTAAACACAAACCGCACAATAGGACAGCAGCGTGAGGACACCTGCCGTTCTGTACTTGGAGTCGGCTCAAACGGTTCCTCGTCCTTCAGTAGCGGCGTCGCTCTCGTTACGGTAGGGACGGAGTCTGTATCAGCATGATGTGAGCTGCCAGTTATGTCATCTTTCTCGTTCTTTCGACAAATTTGGAAAGGGCGAGGTGTCTTGATTAGCATGACTATTGGCAGGATATGCATCATTAAAGCACCCGTGAGAAGAAGGCTGCCTTGCAGACCATATTCTCTCACGAGTAGCGATGTCCAGGGCACGCCTGCTACACCGGCTGCGACCGTGCCCACATCCTTGATAGCAGTAGCAGTGGCCTTGTATTTGTGAAAATAGAGAAGTAAATACATAGCGACGCCTAGCAGTGTAGTGCCCATGCCGGCTCCTGCAACAGAAATGTCCGTAAATCTTCGTAAATATCTCAACAGATAACTTCTCGGCTATAGTTAGACACTTTCATTTTCATAAAAACCCTAATAAAATAAACACTTGGAGTATTTCTTTCGATTTTTGCAGAGTTCGTTACTATATTTGGTGGACTTATAGGTGTGAACTTAAACAGAAACTTAGTGATCGAATAGGTAATAGTTATTTACTTATTATTTGGGTTACCTCAAGGTaaatatttttttgtaattttattTGTTAGCTTTGTTTTTGGCTACATTCTACTTTTTGGTGGATGAAGATGTTCTCTTTTCACGATTCCTTGATGATTTTAGCGGACTTTGTTTACCAGAATCTGAAAATCAGTTACCTAAAATTAGCGATTTAAAATGCCCCTCACCAGCCTTGGTTTTTTTTAAAAGACAAGCACAGTGTATACACATCAAGCGCTGACGATCcggtctgcaaagtattacagctTTGCGCGGCCATGAAatcagctgaaatttcaaaccgaacccCACGCACCCGCCCTCTCGAAAAAGCTGCACCCGATCCAGAGAGTCAAGGACACAGGAATGCACCGACGTGAAACTCAGTGCTAGCTGTATCGTTTACCATGGCACGTGACCCGTTAATCATCCAATGCGGAAGCCGCAACACCGCCGCTGGGAATGCGCGGTGCAGTACAAGAACGAAAAATAATAAACGAAGTTTTGAGAGTGACCTATGCTATTGATGTGACAGCAATGCGTTATAATGAGCTTTCCCCGCTTTTGCCCCTTCTGCGCGCGCCGCTTTGCGCGGAAGGAAGAGACGTGGCAGACTCTTCGTCTCATAGAGTCGGCAGTCTGCCCTCCACTCTCTTGCAGAAGATCACTCGCACCACTCGTAGAAGGTGAGGCGTTCATCGTTACGTTTAACTGCAGAGCGCACAGAACACAAACGCAGCCGCTAGTTCAGCCTCCTAATGCCCGACACGTGTCCAGATATGCCCGGGAGCAAAGTGCACCTACTGACGGCAGAGCGCCAACCACAGAATAAGAAACCAGCTTTACAGAACGGAAACTACATTCCACAGTGGTACAAGACTTAACAGCGGAAGAGAGTGGAACTTAGGACAATTGGTAGATGGCGGGAATAGCAGAGGGAGCGGAAACAGCCCTTTTTTTCTTAGGTGGCAAGCAATATGGAGGTCGCCTCCAAGTTGGCTTCCGCGGCTCGGCGCGGCATAAAGATCGCTGGTCGCGTTTATTTTGCTGCTTCTTTGTGGCGTTGGCATTTAGCGATATTCGTCGCTTATCAGGACAGGTGACCCAAAAGCCTCGACTAGCGCTAGAAACAACATGATATCCATGGGATCAAATTACTTACTGATGGCATCAAAGCAACACTACATCAAAGGTGATCGTTCCGGCTTGCAGCTTGGCTTTCCAGCTTACCCCTAGCCAGTAAGGAATGCCTTCGAAAGCATGAATGCGTGAAATCGTGAAGCAAATGGCGACAGCTTTTTAGGGCTGACGTAGTTTTTCTCAACTGCGACTACATATTAGTGAACGCAGTCTAGGTTAAAGGAAATGCGAACAGTGCTCTCTTGCGGAACTCTGAATATGTATTATTGAACGATAAAACAGAATATGTTGCCGTGTACAATGCCTCCTGCAATTTCACTCAGGACCAGCCTACTGTTGCATGATGTTACTCAAATACTTGTTTACGACGTTGTTGCTGACTTTTCAAAAGTTCAGCTAGGGCATGTCCAAGCAACAGGATAAGTTTGCAAATAACTCTTAAGAATAAACACGAAAATTGGCCGGGATGGCAGCTTCACTTCATATCTATACAATACTACTCATGCTAGTTATGACAATGCATATTATAAGATTAATGTCCTCGCATCTGTAGCTTTTCTTGAGTGCATGTAAAACCCATCGGTTATAAAACAAATGCTAAAGATCAACATGATTCTGTTATAATTCTGCCGCTATCTACTCGACTCACCCCTGCAAAGCAATATTTAACGCCTGGCCAACTGGCCCATCAACAGTCAATTGACCATGATGAAAGCTTGCGCAAGTTGGTCCAACATTAGCACTGGTAAAGCAGCACGAAAGGCATAGACTGAAATGCTTTCCAGCTACATTCCAACGCACTGCGCAGCCGCCACGTCCTGTATTTCATTGCCTCCTTACTGGGTGGCACGGTGTTCCCCTGCATCCGGAGCGCATGACGTACGAAGCGTGCTTCCACCTCTCCCCTGCAACCACGCTACACGGTTGCATCTGTGCTCCATTCCCCGCGGCGCGCTTCCTTTTCCATGACGTCAGGCGCCTCATCCTGCTTTCACCTGCGTCAGCCTCCTCTCCTCTCTTTGGTGCTACACAAGTGAACAGACGGGTTTACGTTCGCATGAGCACTCTAATGCTAACGCAATAACAAGACGGCGGGGTTCAACGCGTGATGACGATGTGGTCGGCCACTTCAGGCATGGGATAAGGCAGGGAAAGGACAGCGCTTCGGGACACTGGTCGAGGCAAATGGCGTGAGTCACAGCTCCGTTGGCAGCGACATTCAACTGCAAGCGGCATGGCAACGGGACAGTTAATCTCTTCTGTCTCCTCCAATAATGAACCGATTTGAAACATCCTTTATGTAAAGCGCTCCTAGACAGCGCTTTACAACTTAACTCCATATGACAAATTACGAATGAGTTC
It includes:
- the LOC135908199 gene encoding monocarboxylate transporter 12-B-like isoform X2; the encoded protein is MGTATHGRRCRADLDACWAVPVAAACIAFLSCVATSGYGYLYVLFMQKHQLRREEAAWPHSALVISGGCVGLLVSVLQKKFSLYHITLVGGLVASAGVLASSFAPNITWLSVTFGVIQGAGMGTTLLGVAMYLLLYFHKYKATATAIKDVGTVAAGVAGVPWTSLLVREYGLQGSLLLTGALMMHILPIVMLIKTPRPFQICRKNEKDDITGSSHHADTDSVPTVTRATPLLKDEEPFEPTPSTERQVSSRCCPIVRFVFKLFPFFVLVGMQVVSNYSFGTFMTTIVDYAADKGTELERAKTVIMFTALGQALGRVVVPLASDKLSFSRSPIAITCLLATALCFLAITRVTAFEEVAALAGVAGLGLGYIICMQPLLVTDHVGLEWFSLCCGMGGLVSVPVVLSGPAILGFFRDKRGSYDRLYFVLAGLNLTVAILLTALALQVIIQRRRSHSKHVSSAIKLETKEMKETTLF
- the LOC135908199 gene encoding monocarboxylate transporter 12-B-like isoform X1, encoding MTHYSAFKCTDTPRISEAKLGCHSGLLDGTPCFQMGTATHGRRCRADLDACWAVPVAAACIAFLSCVATSGYGYLYVLFMQKHQLRREEAAWPHSALVISGGCVGLLVSVLQKKFSLYHITLVGGLVASAGVLASSFAPNITWLSVTFGVIQGAGMGTTLLGVAMYLLLYFHKYKATATAIKDVGTVAAGVAGVPWTSLLVREYGLQGSLLLTGALMMHILPIVMLIKTPRPFQICRKNEKDDITGSSHHADTDSVPTVTRATPLLKDEEPFEPTPSTERQVSSRCCPIVRFVFKLFPFFVLVGMQVVSNYSFGTFMTTIVDYAADKGTELERAKTVIMFTALGQALGRVVVPLASDKLSFSRSPIAITCLLATALCFLAITRVTAFEEVAALAGVAGLGLGYIICMQPLLVTDHVGLEWFSLCCGMGGLVSVPVVLSGPAILGFFRDKRGSYDRLYFVLAGLNLTVAILLTALALQVIIQRRRSHSKHVSSAIKLETKEMKETTLF